The genomic DNA CGTGGTGGATGATGGCGGCAGGCCGAAGGATCTATCGCCGCGGCAGCACGACAGCCCGCATGACGCACCATATCGGCCGGCAATCCGGTCCGCGCCGTTGACAAAAACTTGGAGACGAAGGGAGATCAGATGGCGAAGACGTCGATGATGCTGGAGCTGGGCACGCCCGCGCCGCCGTTCGCGCTGCCGGACACCGACGGGCGGACGGTGTCGCTGGACGACGCGCGCGGGGCGCCGGCGCTGCTGGTGATGTTCATCTGCAACCACTGCCCGTACGTGAAGCACGTGCGCCGCGAGCTGGCGGCGCTGGCGCGCGACTACGCGCCGCGCGGCGTGGCCCTCGTCGGCATCATGTCCAACGACGTGGCGCAGCATCCCGACGACGGCCCGGCGCAGATGCGGCGCGAGAAGGAGGCGGCGGGGTGGGACTTCCCCTACCTCTACGACGAGTCGCAGGCGGTGGCGAAGGCGTACATGGCCGCCTGCACGCCGGACTTCTTCCTCTTCGGCCCCGATCTCCGGCTGGTCTACCGCGGGCGGCTGGACGACAGCCGGCCGAACAGCGGCATCCCCGTCACCGGCCGCGAGCTGCGCGCGGCGCTCGACGCGGTGCTCGACGGCCGCCCCGTCTCCGACGAGCAGATGGCGAGCATCGGCTGCGGGATCAAGTGGAAGCCGGGGAACGAGCCGGGGTGGTTCCTCTGATGG from Longimicrobium sp. includes the following:
- a CDS encoding thioredoxin family protein; amino-acid sequence: MAKTSMMLELGTPAPPFALPDTDGRTVSLDDARGAPALLVMFICNHCPYVKHVRRELAALARDYAPRGVALVGIMSNDVAQHPDDGPAQMRREKEAAGWDFPYLYDESQAVAKAYMAACTPDFFLFGPDLRLVYRGRLDDSRPNSGIPVTGRELRAALDAVLDGRPVSDEQMASIGCGIKWKPGNEPGWFL